From Prionailurus viverrinus isolate Anna chromosome B2, UM_Priviv_1.0, whole genome shotgun sequence, the proteins below share one genomic window:
- the TAF11 gene encoding transcription initiation factor TFIID subunit 11: MDNACESPPEKGGETGESEETAAAPGGPGATDTDGIPEETDGDGDADLKEAAAEEGELKSQDISDLTAVEREDSSLLTPAAKKMKIDTKEKKEKKQKVDEDEIQKMQILVSSFSEEQLNRYEMYRRSAFPKAAIKRLIQSITGTSVSQNVVIAMSGISKVFVGEVVEEALDVCEKWGEMPPLQPKHMREAVRRLKSKGQIPNSKHKKIIFF, from the exons ATGGATAATGCCTGCGAGTCGCCCCCGGAAAAAGGTGGAGAGACGGGGGAGTCAGAAGAAACGGCTGCTGCTCCCGGGGGCCCGGGGGCTACCGACACAGACGGAATCCCAGAAGAAACTGATGGGGACGGAGATGCGGATTTGAAAGAAGCTGCGGCGGAGGAAGGCGAG CTCAAGAGTCAGGATATCTCAGATTTAACAGCAGTTGAAAGGGAAGACTCATCTTTACTTACTCCTGcagccaaaaaaatgaaaatagataccaaagaaaagaaagagaagaagcaaaAAGTGGATGAAGATGAGATTCAAAAGATGCA AATcctggtttcttctttttctgaggaGCAACTGAACCGTTATGAGATGTACCGCCGCTCAGCATTCCCTAAGGCAGCCATTAAAAGG CTGATCCAGTCCATCACTGGCACCTCTGTGTCTCAGAATGTTGTTATTGCTATGTCTGGCATTTCCAAGGTTTTCGTCGGGGAGGTGGTAGAAGAAG CACTGGATGTGTGTGAGAAGTGGGGAGAGATGCCACCACTACAACCCAAACATATGAGGGAGGCTGTTCGGAGGTTAAAGTCGAAGGGGCAGATCCCCAACTCAAAGCACAAAAAAATCATCTTCTTCTAG